ATGTTGTTCCCGCTGATGTTCACCGCGAGAAGGGACTTTGGCAAGAACAGCTCACTGGGAATCTCACCGAAGAACCTGTTCGCGTCCAGGGACAGAGTATGCAAGCCGCCAAAGTTGCCAATGGCCGGAGGGATCTTACCGGAaatccagttgttcgagagcgACAGGATCCCCAAGCTCTCGCCGGACATCTCCGCCGGGAGCTCGCCGGAGAAGAGATTGTCGTTGAGCTCGACTATAGCTGCTCGCGGCAAGTTGAGGATCCCCCGGGGAATCGTCCCGCTGAGACAGTTCTTGCCGAATCGGACTTTGGTCAGCGACTTGCACTCGCCGATTTCATCGGGGATGGGGCCAAAGAACGAGTTGTTCGTCAGGATCAGAGTCTTGAGCCTCCCTCCCCGGCACAAGTCCCGAGGGATCGTGCCGGTGAAGTGGTTCTGCGTGACGTCGACCAAGATCAGCCTCCCGTTCTTCCCTAGGCTCTCCGGCAGCTTCCACGTGAAGTTGTTGCTCCAAACCTGGAGGACCTCCAGGTTCGGCAGCTCGCCAATGGCCTCGGGGATCTGGCCGTAGAGGTTGTTCGCGAATAGGTGGAGCAGAGTCAGGTTCTTGAGCTCGGCGAAGGTCGCCGGAATCTCTCCGGTGAGGTAATTGTTGGAGAGGTCGAGGGACATGAGGCTCGACATCTTGGAGAGCTCGGGGGGGATAAAGCCCGCGAGCTTGTTGAGGTGGAGGAACAGAGAGTCCAGCTTCTTCAGCTCGCCCAGGCTCGCCGGAATCTCGCCGGAGAGGCCACAGCTCGCCATGTCGAGGATTCTGAGCTCTTTCAGAGACCCGAACTCCGCCGGAATCCCGCCGTCGAACGCGTTGAAGTAGCCCAGGTAGAGCCCCCTGAGGTTCTTCAGCttcgcgaggctcgccgggaCTCTGCCGGTCAGCTGGTTGCCCTGCAGGCCCAGGTATTCCAGGTCCTCCATCTCTGAGTAAACCTCCGGTATCTCGCCGGTGAAGTAATTGCCGCCGAGGTCGAGCCGCTTCAGCTTCTTCAGCCCCGCCACCTCCGGCGGCAGCGGCCCCCTGAAGTTGTTGTTGCCCAAGTCGAGTTCTTCGAGCTGGGTCATCGCCCGCAGGACTTCGCCGGGGAAGACCCCGGAGAGGAGGTTGACGGAGAGGTTGAGGAACCGGAGTGACGTGAGGTTGCCGACCTCCGGCGGGAGGGTCCCGGTGAGGTTGTCGGCGGCGAGCGTGAGGTTGACGAGGTCACGGAGAAGGCCGATTTCGGGTGGGATGTAACCCGAGAGGCCGACGGAGGTGATGTAAAGAGAGACGACCCGCGAGCCGTCGTCGCACGCGACTCCGGTGAAGGAGCAATGCGGCaagggcggcggcgacgaggaggaggaggagtcgatCCAGTCGCCGAGGGCGGCGGAGGAAGGCCCGACCATGGCGGTTTTGAGCTTCAGGAGCACGTCCAGGTCGCTCTGTGCGAGGGAAGctgagaagaagagaaggaagaagaagaagacgccaTTGCAGGGCGGGTTCGTCTTCGTCATCATCAGCTTCTTCTCTTCCGCTGTTGCTCGATGATGGACGTCTGATGGAGCTTCGCCTGGAAGTACGAGCAGAGAAAGAAAAGCTTTAATGGCAGAGAGAGCAGAGGATGGATAGTGCTAGTGTCCTGTAAAAAGGTGAGAATGGAAGGCTCTCTTGGAGTTTTGGAAAAGCAAAGTCCCGTGCATGCTGCTGCATGGTTACGGGAGTTAATATAGATATTTCCTGTACAGATCCTGAGAAGTTTTGATTAACTTAGGCCTCGGCCATGGATTCTACCTCATTCAAAGATTCATGTGATCTTTGAATGCTTCATTATCAGCTTTTCCTTTCGTACTTTTTTGTCACGgtgtccaaaaaaataaacaattgcCCAAGTCTCGGGTCTAACGCAACTTCACGTCAAGATTAAACTGGATGAATTAGGCCCACCATGTTTACGTCTCTGACTCAATCTAGATTCGGAGCTTACGAAAAGTTTTGAGATGTAAGACGAGCTTTACAGGGCCAATGATGAACGCTGCTCATATTAGGATAGATGGTCAATTTGCTGTCACCTCGAACACACTCAATTTTCTATCGTGTGTTCACGTgatcacaaaacattttctattaaaacatgataaaatatatatatctcgATGTTTTATCTTTAAATCAATCGTATCATATTGATTTAAAGATTTTCTCAATGCATTCATATTGTATTTGGACAGTATTTTGAAAGAATTGTCAATTTGGCCTAAGTCACTCCCAttgcataattttttcaaaaaagaaaaaaaaatctcgtgTAGATATTTGCAAGTAAATATTGAACGCTCGATGTCAcctcctttattttttcttttttttatccttttggcTTGTGGGATGAGGAAGGACGCTCAACGGGCTCTAGCCACAGCACTG
The window above is part of the Eucalyptus grandis isolate ANBG69807.140 chromosome 6, ASM1654582v1, whole genome shotgun sequence genome. Proteins encoded here:
- the LOC104416371 gene encoding receptor protein kinase CLAVATA1, which translates into the protein MMTKTNPPCNGVFFFFLLFFSASLAQSDLDVLLKLKTAMVGPSSAALGDWIDSSSSSSPPPLPHCSFTGVACDDGSRVVSLYITSVGLSGYIPPEIGLLRDLVNLTLAADNLTGTLPPEVGNLTSLRFLNLSVNLLSGVFPGEVLRAMTQLEELDLGNNNFRGPLPPEVAGLKKLKRLDLGGNYFTGEIPEVYSEMEDLEYLGLQGNQLTGRVPASLAKLKNLRGLYLGYFNAFDGGIPAEFGSLKELRILDMASCGLSGEIPASLGELKKLDSLFLHLNKLAGFIPPELSKMSSLMSLDLSNNYLTGEIPATFAELKNLTLLHLFANNLYGQIPEAIGELPNLEVLQVWSNNFTWKLPESLGKNGRLILVDVTQNHFTGTIPRDLCRGGRLKTLILTNNSFFGPIPDEIGECKSLTKVRFGKNCLSGTIPRGILNLPRAAIVELNDNLFSGELPAEMSGESLGILSLSNNWISGKIPPAIGNFGGLHTLSLDANRFFGEIPSELFLPKSLLAVNISGNNMSGEIPGLVAWCTSLEALDLSRNNLAGEIPEGLSRLKVLSVLNLSSNRLTGPIPREIHLMTSLNTLDLSFNDLSGEVPHEGQFLVFKNSSFAGNPKLCSPGRFSCPSRSRASRTSLRLVIAAISLVTASLLVTVIVCVLRRKWRGSRAWKLTAFQKPGFKAEDVLKCLGEENVIGKGGAGIVYRGSMPNGADIAIKQLVGRGGSGCSDHGFSAEIQTLGRIRHRNIVRLLGYLSNKDANLLLYEYMHNGSLGELLHSSKGGHLQWETRYRIAVEAAKGLCYLHHDCSPLIIHRDVKSNNILLDSDFEAHVADFGLAKFLQDAGASECMSAVAGSYGYIAPEYAYTLKVDEKSDVYSFGVVLLELIAGRKPVGEFGDGMDIVRWVKKTMLDLPQPPLDASDLPQPASVLAMIDCRLSGYPMASVIHLFKIALQCVEDESSQRPTMREVVHMLTNPPPSAAILAAPDLIKL